The following proteins are encoded in a genomic region of Fusarium keratoplasticum isolate Fu6.1 chromosome 9, whole genome shotgun sequence:
- a CDS encoding Mannosyl-oligosaccharide glucosidase gives MVRIAQWVSAAALVLGASATDEASSVLTTEIGRQNNQSLFWGPYKSNLYFGVRPRTPDALWTGLMWGKVDDFRDIQNGFRYTCEQGEDIHGYGWDEYDARIGGVQSIHDEGNKIDLTTTFVKISGGNHGGSWAARIKGELRADAPKNTKTMLFYYIAQDGEGELEAEGEGDEFGFDGDVSFKGNSKTLGDYKLLITKGKGKHPKKGHKLLEDRHGDTTLVMSSDATPEISWQGKAVVFKHLQDAVKPVQENADQTDPPPPWQVYRIEHKPGKGNVQIVEKTFEGPFEFDVIFSSGSSGEEYTSADVTEQITKVSETFKERFARTFELKAPFKDEKYRKFGKSMFSNLVGGIGYFHGHQIIDRSYAPEYEEENEGFWEEAAEAMARKKQDLEGPYELFTSVPSRPFFPRGFLWDEGFHLIPIADWDMDLTLEIVKSWYNTMDDDGWIAREQILGHEARSKVPAEFQVQYPHYANPPTLFLIIEGFMERLRAANGTQSAEKEQILGADPLQTAHLDNLEIGESYLRKLYPLLRRQYDWFRKTQRGDIKSYDREAYSTKEAYRWRGRTEAHILTSGLDDYPRAQPPHPGELHVDLMSWVGLMTKSLMNIADALGMAEDVDEYRKNLVAIEHNLNDLHWSEEQGCYCDATIDEYEEHTLVCHKGYISLFPFLVGLMKPDDPKLGKILDLIGDEEHLFSPHGIRSLSKQDELYGTKENYWRSPVWMPINYLAVSQLRNVATQEGPYRAKAKDLFSRLRKNLVDTVYKSWEDTGFAWEQYNPDTGAGQRTQHFTGWTSLVVKIMAMEDPSDQGAAPVRDEL, from the exons ATGGTGAGAATAGCCCAATGggtgtcggcggcggcaCTCGTCCTGGGCGCCTCAGCCACCGATGAGGCCTCCTCGGTGCTCACCACAGAGATTGGCCGCCAAAACAACCAGAGCCTCTTCTGGGGCCCGTACAAGTCCAACCTCTACTTTGGCGTGCGACCCAGGACGCCAGATGCGTTGTGGACGGGCCTCATGTGGGGGAAGGTTGACGACTTTAGGGATATTCAGAACG GTTTCCGGTATACTTGTGAGCAAGGGGAGGATATTCATGGCTACGGGTGGGATGAGTATGATGCTCGCATTGGAGGCGTGCAGTCTATTCATGATGAGGGCAACAAGATTGATCTCACCACAACGTTTGTCAAGATTTCCGGTGGCAACCACGGAGGCAGCTGGGCTGCCAGGATCAAGGGCGAGTTGAGGGCCGATGCCCCCAAGAACACCAAGACCATGCTATTCTACTACATCGCCCAGGACGGAgagggcgagctcgaggctgagggcgagggtgaTGAGTTTGGATTCGACGGAGACGTCAGCTTCAAGGGCAACTCCAAGACGTTGGGCGACTACAAGCTCCTGATCACCAAGGGGAAGGGAAAGCACCCCAAGAAGGGCCATAAACTGCTCGAGGACAGACACGGAGACACGACTCTCGTCATGAGCTCTGATGCCACCCCTGAGATTAGCTGGCAGGGCAAGGCGGTTGTCTTCAAGCACCTCCAAGACGCCGTCAAGCCTGTCCAGGAGAACGCCGACCAGACTGATCCCCCTCCCCCATGGCAAGTCTACCGTATCGAACACAAGCCAGGCAAGGGCAACGTGCAGATTGTCGAAAAGACGTTTGAGGGTCCCTTTGAGTTCGACGTCATCTTCTCGTCCGGCTCGTCTGGGGAGGAGTACACCTCTGCCGACGTCACCGAGCAGATCACCAAGGTCTCTGAGACCTTCAAGGAGCGCTTCGCGAGAACCTTTGAGCTCAAGGCGCCCTTCAAGGATGAAAAATATCGCAAGTTTGGCAAGAGCATGTTCTCCAACCTGGTTGGCGGCATCGGATACTTCCACGGCCACCAGATCATCGACCGATCTTATGCGCCTGAatacgaggaggagaatgaaGGATTCTgggaggaggctgcggagGCCATGGCGCGTAAGAAGCAGGACCTCGAGGGCCCGTACGAGCTCTTCACCAGCGTCCCGTCCCGCCCTTTCTTCCCCCGCGGCTTCCTATGGGATGAGGgtttccatctcatccccatCGCGGACTGGGACATGGATCTTACCCTTGAGATTGTCAAGAGCTGGTACAACACCATGGACGACGACGGCTGGATTGCTCGTGAGCAGATCCTTGGACACGAGGCCCGTAGCAAGGTCCCAGCTGAGTTCCAGGTCCAGTATCCTCACTATGCCAACCCCCCGACGCTGTTCCTCATCATTGAGGGCTTCATGGAGCGCCTTCGCGCGGCCAATGGCACTCAGTCtgccgagaaggagcagATCCTTGGGGCTGACCCCCTACAGACGGCCCatcttgacaaccttgagATCGGTGAAAGCTACCTGAGAAAGTTGTATCCTCTTCTCCGACGCCAGTATGACTGGTTCCGCAAGACGCAGCGCGGTGATATCAAGAGCTACGACCGTGAGGCGTACTCAACCAAGGAGGCATACCGTTGGAGGGGCCGCACCGAGGCACACATCCTTACCAGCGGCCTGGACGACTACCCGCGGGCCCAGCCTCCTCACCCGGGCGAACTCCATGTCGATCTCATGTCCTGGGTCGGCCTCAtgacaaagtccttgatgaaCATTGCCGACGCCCTCGGCATGGCTGAGGATGTGGACGAGTACAGGAAGAACCTGGTAGCTATCGAGCACAACCTCAATGATCTTCACTGGTCCGAAGAGCAGGGCTGCTACTGCGATGCGACGATCGACGAATACGAGGAGCACACCCTCGTATGCCACAAGGGATACATTTCCTTGTTCCccttcctcgtcggcctgATGAAGCCGGACGACCCCAAGCTCGGCAAGATCCTGGATCTcattggcgacgaggagcaCCTCTTCAGCCCCCACGGAATCCGCAGCCTGAGCAAGCAGGACGAGCTCTACGGCACTAAGGAGAACTACTGGCGCAGCCCCGTGTGGATGCCCATCAACTACCTCGCCGTGTCTCAGCTACGC AACGTTGCCACGCAGGAAGGGCCCTAcagggccaaggccaaggatctcTTCTCGCGGCTGCGTAAGAACCTTGTCGACACGGTGTACAAGAGCTGGGAGGACACGGGCTTCGCGTGGGAGCAGTACAACCCGGATACGGGGGCCGGGCAGCGGACGCAGCATTTCACCGGATGGACCAGCCTGGTGGTCAAGATCATGGCTATGGAGGACCCCAGTGACCAGGGAGCCGCCCCTGTGCGGGACGAGCTGTGA
- a CDS encoding hypothetical protein (Expressed protein) — MGDPRRSRRPDSRQMWDESDRRDRRGGPRDRDRDNDRDRRGYRSRSRERRGYRDRSRSPDRRHRDRDGDRNRPRERGSRYHDDRRDRRRDDDDGPRYRRDDDGDRRVKSRRSASPNTRSPSHDTTSLPTRTRPDNNIKREPNPNMSFNVSKKSPPRRDDAPEGDEMDAEDDDMAAMQAMMGFGGFGTTKNKKVAGNNAGGVSKEKKTEYRQYMNRQGGFNRPLSPSR; from the exons ATGGGCGACCCCCGACGAAGCCGTCGGCCAGACAGCCGCCAAATGTGGGATGAATCCGACCGTCGTGACAGGCGCGGAGGCCCACGCGATCGAGACAGGGACAACGACCGCGACCGGAGAGGATACAGATCTAGATCGCGGGAGAGGCGCGGATACAGAGACCGCTCGAGGTCTCCGGACAGAAGGCACAGAGATCGCGACGGCGATAGGAACCGACCCAGGGAGAGGGGTTCACGATATCATGATGATAGAAGGGATCGACGgagagatgatgatgatggaccTCGGTATCgtcgtgatgatgacggagACCGACGAG TCAAATCCCGTCGCTCCGCATCCCCAAACACCCGCAGCCCCTCCCACGACACAACATCCCTCCCAACCCGCACCCGCCccgacaacaacatcaagcGCGAACCAAACCCCAACATGTCCTTCAACGTCTCCAAAAAGTCCCCTCCGCGCCGCGACGACGCCCCCGAGGGAGACGAGATggacgccgaggacgacgacatggcggCCATgcaggccatgatgggcttTGGAGGGTTCGGAACGACAAAGAACAAAAAGGTGGCGGGCAACAATGCTGGAGGTGTgagcaaggagaagaagaccgaGTATCGGCAGTACATGAACCGGCAGGGTGGATTCAACCGGCCGCTGAGTCCTTCGCGATGA